The nucleotide window GCCCCGCCAGCTCCGAGGTCCCCGAGGGGCTGACCGTCGTGCCCACGTTGTCGACCGTGCCGTAGGCGCTGGAGGACTGGACGCCGAAGGTGACCCGGCTGGCTGCCGAGGTGATCAGCGGCATCGCCGACAGCGGCACCGGCAGCACCTGCACGTCGGAGTCCAGGGCGTTGGTGTCCACCGTCCCGGGCGCGACGTTCATGTAGCCGATGTAGGGGTCGTCGTTGCTGGGCATCAGGTCGCCCGCCCGGTCGCTGACGACGACCAGCGGCGCGTCGTAGTCGGTGATCCGGGTGGTGGTGACCTGGTAGTCCCAGGCGCCGTCACCGGTGGCGTCGACGTAGACGGCGTAGTTGACGGCCGTCTGCGCCGAGGTGAACTTGCCGTGCGCCGAGACCCCGAAGTACAGGGAGGGGTCCTTGGGGCTGGCTGCCACGTCGGAGGCCACGCCCACCGAGGCGAGGTCCACCGAGCGTTCGAGCTCGGACTTGTAGCAGTCCGTGCGCGCCACGGTGGTGCACTTCGCCATCTTCGGGCTGCTGCCCAGTCGCTCGAACACCGCCGCCAGGGAGGTGTAGGAGTTCAGGCCGAACGCGGGGCCGTTGCTGACACCGCGACCCACCAGGGCGATGGTCTTGCCCGGCTCACGGTTCTGCGCCGTGAGGTTGGACGAGGGCTTAGCGTTGGAGTGGACCGGGACCCGCAGGCTCGGTGCGTTCCCCGACTTGGGCGTGAAGAGCACGCGGCCGCTGGCCTCGCCGACGAACTGGCGGCCGGCGTTGGCCTCGCTGTCGATGTCGACCGTCGGGTCGGCGGTCTTGCGCAGCTTGGCGCGGTCGACCGTCAGGACGACGTTGACGGCGGTCTTGGTGTTCGCCGCGACGTTGACGATCGACGGCTCGACCCGGTAGGTGACGCCGGGCTGGTCGGCCAGCGCCTCGTAGGCGACCTTGTAGCCGACCGGCTTCGAGCTCTTGTTCGACAGGGTGATCTGCCGGATCTGCACGACCTTGTCGTCGGTGGCCTCGATGACGCCGAAGGACGCCGAGACGACCCCGGAGCCGGCGTTGGCGTAGGCGAGCACCTGGTTGTCCAGGGCGGCCTTGGCGTCGATGCGGCCGGCACCCTGGCGGTTGGGCCCGTAGACCGTGCCGTCGGCGGTGTGGACGTCGTGGCCGGCGGTGTTCATCAAGTCGGCCTTGACCTCCTCCGTCGTCCACTCCGGGTGTGCCGCGCGGATGAGCGCGGTGACGCCGGCGGTGGTCGGCGTGGCCATCGAGGTGCCCGACTCGCTGACACCCTGGCTGCCGGTGCCGACGGCCGCGGAGAACAGCGTCACGCCGGGCGCGGAGACGTCCGGCTTGAGGCCGTTGGCCTGGCGGGTGCCGCGCGAGGAGAACGAGGCCAGCAGGTCGACCTGCTCCGGGGCGGTGAAGACCGAGGCGTCCTTGAGGCTGTCACCGAAGGTGACGGTGACCGTCTTGCCGGCGGTGACCGCGGCGATGACCGCGTCGCCGTCGGTCTTGGTGACCAGGATGCCCGGGATCTGCGCGACGCCGGTGATGCCGGTCTCGAGCAGGTCGTCGTCGCCGACGATCATGAACCCGGCCGCGCCGGCCTTGACGGCGTTGGTGCCCTTGCCGACCGAGCCGCAGTTGCTGAAGCCGTCGGCCAGGAACAGCTGGATCGAGCCGGCGGGGACCGTGTAGCCGGCGGGGAGGGTGCAGCCGTCCTCGTGCCCGGCCGGGGGGAGCACCAGCGGGCCGGTGACGTCACCGGTGCCCTTGTAGGCGATGGAGCGCAGGCCCGGGCGGACGCCGTCCACGACGCCCGCGGGCGAGTCGACCCGCCAGCCGTCGAAGACGCCGTAGCCGTCGTTGGAGGCGGCCACGCCGATGGCGCGCGGGGCGTTGCCCGGCGAGCCACCGATGTCGTAGCTGTCACCGGCGTTGCCGGCGGCCAGGACGACGAGCATGCCGTGGGCCATCGCCGCGTCGGCGACCATGGCGTCGGCGTCGTCGGCCAGCCCGTAGTCGGAGCCCAGCGAGAGGTTGACGACGTCGAGGTGGTCGTCGATGGACCCGTCACCGTTGGGGTCCATGGCCCACTCGAGGGCCTTGATGGTGACGTCGGTCGAGCCCTCGCAGCCGAAGACCTTCAGCGCGTAGAGCGAGGCCTCGGGCGCCATGCCGGGGCCGATCTTCAGCGCGCCGGCGTCGAAGCCGGGACCGTAGGTCCCGGTGTAGGTGCTGCCGTCGGCGTTGACGCCGAAGCCGGCGGAGGTGCCGGCGACGTGCGTGCCGTGGCCGTTGCAGTCCAGCGGGTTGTCGTCCTCGTGCGCGACGGGCTGGTAGGCCGGGTCGGCCGGGTCGGCGTTGTAGTCGTCGCCGACGAAGTCGTGACCACCGACGACCTTGGCGCTGGGGAAGACGCCTGCGGGGGCGGGCGCCTTCTCGGCGGCCTGGATGGCGTCGAACTGCGCGACGTCGCCGCTGCCGCCGAAGTCGGCGTGGGTGTAGTCGATGCCGGTGTCGATGATGCCGACGGACACGTCCTTGCCCGTGTTGCCCAGGGACTCCCAGGCGTCGACGGCCCGCACGACCGCGGCCGCGCCGGTGTTGCTGGTCTTCTTCGGGGTGATCGGCAGCACTGCGGTGACGCCGGGCAGGGTGCGCAGCGCCGCGTAGTCGGCGGCGTCGGCGGAGACCGCCACGCCGGAGACGACCGTGGAGGCGGTGTAGAGCACCTCGGCGCCGGAGACGGCGGCGGGCAGCTCGGCCACGACGTCGCCGGTCGCGGCCTCGACGTCGGACTGGGCGGCCCGGGCGGCGTCGGCGGCCTGCGCCTCACCGGACTCGGCGAGGGTGTCGGCGTAGACCTGCGAGGTCGACGGCGTGTCGATCTGGAGGAAGAAGGACGCCGGGCCGCTCTCGGGCAGGCCGGCCGGGCGGCCGGAGTCGGACTGCGCGGCGAGCTGTGCCTTGAGCTCGGCGAGCTGGTCGGCGCTGAGCGTGGCCTGGGCCTGCTCGACGGCCGGCCCGGAGGGGGCAGCCAGAGCGCTGCCCAGCCCGCCGGTGGTGGCGAGGGCTGCCGCGACGGCGACGACCCCCGTCCGGGCGAGAGCGTGTCGACGCCCTGCCCGGTTCGATTGAGTACTTCTCGGACCCACGTGCACCCCTGTCAGCGACGAACTGCGGATGTCCGGCCACGTCACCCGGACGGGTGAGGTGGCCTGCACACACGGTTGTCGTTGCCATGGCTAACGGCCAATACGCCGAACGGCTCAGTCGGCGCCTTTGTGGACGCCATCTGCCGGAACTGTGTCGCCTCTGTGTTTCCGCATGGTGTCCGCGGTCACGCGCGCGGCGCGGCCTCGCCGAACGGAGCAACGGGATGACGCATTCGACACGTTGGACCAGATCTCAACCATCTCACCGGTGTCCGGCACGTGGCGGCTGCGTGACCACCGGCGTGGCGACGCGACGAGGCCGCGTCGTCCGGGTGGACGACGCGGCCTCGGGGCGTACAGGTCGGTGTGCGGGTCGGCGTGCCGACCTCTGGTCAGAGCGCGGTGAGGTCGGCGGCCTGGGCCTGCCGGGCGCCGATGCGCGCGCCGATCTGGTCGAGCAGCTCGCCGCTGACCGGGCTGTCGACGGTGACGGCCATGAGCGCCTCACCGCCCTGCGTCGTCCGGCTGACCTGGGCGCCGGCGATGTTGACCCCGGCCTCCCCCAGCGCCGCACCGACCGTGCCGACGACGCCGGGGCGGTCGGCGTAGACGAAGAAGAGCAGGTAGCCGTCGGCGGTCAGGTCGATCTCGAAGCCGCTGACCTCGGTGAGCTTGGGCACCTGGTTCTTGCCGTAGAGGGTGCCCGAGACGGTCACCTCGGTGCGGTTGGCCATCGCCCCGCGCACGCTGATCAGGTTGCGGTAGTGCGGGCTGTCGGTGCTGCTGGACAGGGTGACGTCCAGGCCGCGCTGCTCGGCCAGCAGCGGCGCGTTGACGTAGGTGACCGGCTCGGAGACGACGTCGGCGAACACGCCCCTCAGCACGGCCAGCTGCACGACCGAGACGTCGAACTCGGCGATCTTGCCCTGCACCTCGACGTGCACCGACTGGGCCAGCCCGCCGGCGACGGCGGTGAAGACGCGGCCGAGCTTCTCGGCCAGCGGCAGGCCCGGGCGCACGTCCTCGGCGACGACGCCGCCGGCCTGCACGTTGACCGCGTCGGGCACGAACTCCCCCTGCAGCGCGAGCCGCACGCTGCGGGCGACCGCGGTGCCGGCCTTGTCCTGCGCCTCGGTCGTCGAGGCGCCCAGGTGCGGGGTGACGACGACGTTGGGCAGCCCGAACAGGGGTGAGTCGGTGCACGGCTCCTTGGCGTAGACGTCGATGCCCGCGGCCCCGACCTGCCCGGACTGCAGCGCCTCGGCCAGGGCCGCCTCGTCGACCAGCCCGCCGCGGGCGGCGTTGACGATGATCACGCCGCGCTTGGTGGCCGCGAGCTCCGCCGCCCCGATGAGGCCCAGGGTCTCCGGCGTCTTGGGCAGGTGGACGGTGATGAAGTCCGCCTCGCGCAGCAGCTCGTCGAGGGTGACCAGCCGGACGCCTAGCTGGGCGGCACGGCCGGGCTGGATGTAGGGGTCGTAGGCGATGAGGGTGACGCCGAAGGCGGCCAGCCGCTGGGCGACCAGGACGCCGATGCGCCCGAGGCCGACGACGCCGACGGTCTTCTCGGTGACCTCGACGCCGGTGAACTTGGACCGCGCCCACTTCCCCTCGCGGAGGGAGGCGTCGGCGGCCGGGATGTGCCGGGCGGCGGCGAGCATCAGCGCGATGGCGTGCTCGGCGGCGCTGACGATGTTGGACGTGGGCGCGTTGACCACCAGGACGCCGCGCTCGGTGGCGGCGGGGACGTCGACGTTGTCCAGGCCGATGCCGGCGCGGGCGACGACCTTGAGGTTCGGCGCGGCGGCCAGGGCCTCGGCGTCGATCTGGGTGGCCGACCGGATGAGCACCGCGGAGGCCTCGGCCAGGGCCGGGAGCAGGGCGGCCCGGTCGGCACCGTCGACGTGCCGGATCTCGACGTCGTCGCCGAGCACCTCCAGCACGCTCGGGGCGAGCTCTTCGGCGATGAGGACGACGGGCGCGGACCCCGACTGCGTGGCTGTCACGGGTCGACAGCGTAGGGAGGCGGCACCGTGTGCGGGGCGCCGGTGCCCGCGGGTCCCACTGGGTGGACGGCGGGCCGCGGTCACCGCTCGAACCGCCGTCCGCTGTGCTTGCCCGCCCCCGGGAGCACGGTCAAGCTGACCGCGCAGTGCCGGGACGACCGGCCCCGTGCGGAGGAGACCATGAGCAACGACCGGGACGACGCCCAGGGCCGGCAGCAGCCGGACCCGTCCGGCACGGAGGGCGGTCAGCACCCGGTGTACCCGCCCGGCCCGGTGGACGGCGCCCCGGCGGACGGCGGCCACACCGGCGCGACCGCCGCGGGGGCGGGCGCCGCGGGGACAGGCCAGGCCGGCGCGTCCTGGGACGAGCCGCAGCAGGGCGCGTCACCGTGGGGGCCGCCCACGCAGTACGGCCAGGTCCCTGAGCCCGGCCGGACGCAGGAGCACGGTCAGACGCAGCAGTACGGGCAGGCGCAGTACGGGCAGGGGCAGCAGTACGGGCAGGCACCCCCGTACGGACAGGGGCAGCAGTACGGGCAGGCACCGCACTACGGGCAGCCGCCTCCTGGCCAGTCCCCCTACGCACAGTCCCCGTACGCACAGGCGTCCTACGGCCAGTCCCCCTACGGCCAGTCCCCCTACGGTCAGTCCCCCTACGGTCAGGCCGCCGCCTACGGCCAGCATTCCCCCTACGGCCCGTACGGACCGCCGGCCGTCCCGGGCCGACCCGGCACGGTGATCACCGCCGCCGTCCTGGGGCTGCTCCAGGGCTTCCTCGGCCTGCTGGTCGCGCTGCTGTTCGTGCTCGGCGGCACCTACGCCGACGACTTCATCGACGCCGTCCAGGACGCCGACCCCACGCTCGAGGGGACGCTGGGCTCGTCCGAGGTCGACTCGTTCCGCGTGGCGCTGGTGCTGCTCGGCCTGCTCGCGCTGGCCTGGGCGGTGGTGATGGTCTGGGGCAGCTTCCTGGCGCTGCGGGGCCGCAGCCGCGTCCTGCTGATGGTCGGCGGGTGGATCTCGGTCGCCGTCACCGGGGTGTTCCTGCTGCTCGGCGGCGTCACCGCGGCGACCGAGCCCGAGGGCGGCGGCGTGGGCGGGACGCTGTTCCTGCTGGTGGTCTTCCTCGTCGCCGTGGCGGTGCCCGTGCTGCTGCTGCTGCGCCCGTCCGCCGGCTGGTTCGCCGCGCACCGCCAGCGCCGGGCGCTCACCCCCCGCTGAACGCACGACGGCCCCCGCAGCGACTCGCTGCGGGGGCCGTCG belongs to Modestobacter sp. L9-4 and includes:
- a CDS encoding S8 family serine peptidase; translated protein: MHVGPRSTQSNRAGRRHALARTGVVAVAAALATTGGLGSALAAPSGPAVEQAQATLSADQLAELKAQLAAQSDSGRPAGLPESGPASFFLQIDTPSTSQVYADTLAESGEAQAADAARAAQSDVEAATGDVVAELPAAVSGAEVLYTASTVVSGVAVSADAADYAALRTLPGVTAVLPITPKKTSNTGAAAVVRAVDAWESLGNTGKDVSVGIIDTGIDYTHADFGGSGDVAQFDAIQAAEKAPAPAGVFPSAKVVGGHDFVGDDYNADPADPAYQPVAHEDDNPLDCNGHGTHVAGTSAGFGVNADGSTYTGTYGPGFDAGALKIGPGMAPEASLYALKVFGCEGSTDVTIKALEWAMDPNGDGSIDDHLDVVNLSLGSDYGLADDADAMVADAAMAHGMLVVLAAGNAGDSYDIGGSPGNAPRAIGVAASNDGYGVFDGWRVDSPAGVVDGVRPGLRSIAYKGTGDVTGPLVLPPAGHEDGCTLPAGYTVPAGSIQLFLADGFSNCGSVGKGTNAVKAGAAGFMIVGDDDLLETGITGVAQIPGILVTKTDGDAVIAAVTAGKTVTVTFGDSLKDASVFTAPEQVDLLASFSSRGTRQANGLKPDVSAPGVTLFSAAVGTGSQGVSESGTSMATPTTAGVTALIRAAHPEWTTEEVKADLMNTAGHDVHTADGTVYGPNRQGAGRIDAKAALDNQVLAYANAGSGVVSASFGVIEATDDKVVQIRQITLSNKSSKPVGYKVAYEALADQPGVTYRVEPSIVNVAANTKTAVNVVLTVDRAKLRKTADPTVDIDSEANAGRQFVGEASGRVLFTPKSGNAPSLRVPVHSNAKPSSNLTAQNREPGKTIALVGRGVSNGPAFGLNSYTSLAAVFERLGSSPKMAKCTTVARTDCYKSELERSVDLASVGVASDVAASPKDPSLYFGVSAHGKFTSAQTAVNYAVYVDATGDGAWDYQVTTTRITDYDAPLVVVSDRAGDLMPSNDDPYIGYMNVAPGTVDTNALDSDVQVLPVPLSAMPLITSAASRVTFGVQSSSAYGTVDNVGTTVSPSGTSELAGQAMSFDPLHPGLSFTSGGQPAILTSAQSNTMISISQDPAAYAADVSVGGAKGAMVVVLQNDSGRGRTQFVPVEQRRVP
- the serA gene encoding phosphoglycerate dehydrogenase — translated: MTATQSGSAPVVLIAEELAPSVLEVLGDDVEIRHVDGADRAALLPALAEASAVLIRSATQIDAEALAAAPNLKVVARAGIGLDNVDVPAATERGVLVVNAPTSNIVSAAEHAIALMLAAARHIPAADASLREGKWARSKFTGVEVTEKTVGVVGLGRIGVLVAQRLAAFGVTLIAYDPYIQPGRAAQLGVRLVTLDELLREADFITVHLPKTPETLGLIGAAELAATKRGVIIVNAARGGLVDEAALAEALQSGQVGAAGIDVYAKEPCTDSPLFGLPNVVVTPHLGASTTEAQDKAGTAVARSVRLALQGEFVPDAVNVQAGGVVAEDVRPGLPLAEKLGRVFTAVAGGLAQSVHVEVQGKIAEFDVSVVQLAVLRGVFADVVSEPVTYVNAPLLAEQRGLDVTLSSSTDSPHYRNLISVRGAMANRTEVTVSGTLYGKNQVPKLTEVSGFEIDLTADGYLLFFVYADRPGVVGTVGAALGEAGVNIAGAQVSRTTQGGEALMAVTVDSPVSGELLDQIGARIGARQAQAADLTAL